From the genome of Capsicum annuum cultivar UCD-10X-F1 chromosome 4, UCD10Xv1.1, whole genome shotgun sequence:
gtataaattaattttaataattattatggCGACGAAAGATCATTTAacaattcatttaattttgatcattttcttcaaaaagaaCCATCTTAAAAGAcaaataatgtataatatatatatatatNNNNNNNNNNNNNNNNNNNNNNNNNNNNNNNNNNNNNNNNNNNNNNNNNNNNNNNNNNNNNNNNNNNNNNNNNNNNNNNNNNNNNNNNNNNNNNNNNNNNNNNNNNNNNNNNNNNNNNNNNNNNNNNNNNNNNNNNNNNNNNNNNNNNNNNNNNNNNNNNNNNNNNNNNNNNNNNNNNNNNNNNNNNNNNNNNNNNNNNNNNNNNNNNNNNNNNNNNNNNNNNNNNNNNNNNNNNNNNNNNNNNNNNNNNNNNNNNNNNNNNNNNNNNNNNNNNNNNNNNNNNNNNNNNNNNNNNNNNNNNNNNNNNNNNNNNNNNNNNNNNNNNNNNNNNNNNNNNNNNNNNNNNNNNNNNNNNNNNNNNNNNNNNNNNNNNNNNNNNNNNNNNNNNNNNNNNNNNNNNNNNNNNNNNNNNNNNNNNNNNNNNNNNNNNNNNNNNNNNNNNNNNNNNNNNNNNNNNNNNNNNNNNNNNNNNNNNNNNNNNNNNNNNNNNNNNNNNNNNNNNNNNNNNNNNNNNNNNNNNNNNNNNNNNNNNNNNNNNNNNNNNNNNNNNNNNNNNNNNNNNNNNNNNNNNNNNNNNNNNNNNNNNNNNNNNNNNNNNNNNNNNNNNNNNNNNNNNNNNNNNNNNNNNNNNNNNNNNNNNNNNNNNNNNNNNNNNNNNNNNNNNNNNNNNNNNNNNNNNNNNNNNNNNNNNNNNNNNNNNNNNNNNNNNNNNNNNNNNNNNNNNNNNNNNNNNNNNNNNNNNNNNNNNNNNNNNNNNNNNNNNNNNNNNNNNNNNNNNNNNNNNNNNNNNNNNNNNNNNNNNNNNNNNNNNNNNNNNNNNNNNNNNNNNNNNNNNNNNNNNNNNNNNNNNNNNNNNNNNNNNNNNNNNNNNNNNNNNNNNNNNNNNNNNNNNNNNNNNNNNNNNNNNNNNNNNNNNNNNNNNNNNNNNNNNNNNNNNNNNNNNNNNNNNNNNNNNNNNNNNNNNNNNNNNNNNNNNNNNNNNNNNNNNNNNNNNNNNNNNNNNNNNNNNNNNNNNNNNNNNNNNNNNNNNNNNNNNNNNNNNNNNNNNNNNNNNNNNNNNNNNNNNNNNNNNNNNNNNNNNNNNNNNNNNNNNNNNNNNNNNNNNNNNNNNNNNNNNNNNNNNNNNNNNNNNNNNNNNNNNNNNNNNNNNNNNNNNNNNNNNNNNNNNNNNNNNNNNNNNNNNNNNNNNNNNNNNNNNNNNNNNNNNNNNNNNNNNNNNNNNNNNNNNNNNNNNNNNNNNNNNNNNNNNNNNNNNNNNNNNNNNNNNNNNNNNNNNNNNNNNNNNNNNNNNNNNNNNNNNNNNNNNNNNNNNNNNNNNNNNNNNNNNNNNNNNNNNNNNNNNNNNNNNNNNNNNNNNNNNNNNNNNNNNNNNNNNNNNNNNNNNNNNNNNNNNNNNNNNNNNNNNNNNNNNNNNNNNNNNNNNNNNNNNNNNNNNNNNNNNNNNNNNNNNNNNNNNNNNNNNNNNNNNNNNNNNNNNNNNNNNNNNNNNNNNNNNNNNNNNNNNNNNNNNNNNNNNNNNNNNNNNNNNNNNNNNNNNNNNNNNNNNNNNNNNNNNNNNNNNNNNNNNNNNNNNNNNNNNNNNNNNNNNNNNNNNNNNNNNNNNNNNNNNNNNNNNNNNNNNNNNNNNNNNNNNNNNNNNNNNNNNNNNNNNNNNNNNNNNNNNNNNNNNNNNNNNNNNNNNNNNNNNNNNNNNNNNNNNNNNNNNNNNNNNNNNNNNNNNNNNNNNNNNNNNNNNNNNNNNNNNNNNNNNNNNNNNNNNNNNNNNNNNNNNNNNNNNNNNNNNNNNNNNNNNNNNNNNNNNNNNNNNNNNNNNNNNNNNNNNNNNNNNNNNNNNNNNNNNNNNNNNNNNNNNNNNNNNNNNNNNNNNNNNNNNNNNNNNNNNNNNNNNNNNNNNNNNNNNNNNNNNNNNNNNNNNNNNNNNNNNNNNNNNNNNNNNNNNNNNNNNNNNNNNNNNNNNNNNNNNNNNNNNNNNNNNNNNNNNNNNNNNNNNNNNNNNNNNNNNNNNNNNNNNNNNNNNNNNNNNNNNNNNNNNNNNNNNNNNNNNNNNNNNNNNNNNNNNNNNNNNNNNNNNNNNNNNNNNNNNNNNNNNNNNNNNNNNNNNNNNNNNNNNNNNNNNNNNNNNNNNNNNNNNNNNNNNNNNNNNNNNNNNNNNNNNNNNNNNNNNNNNNNNNNNNNNNNNNNNNNNNNNNNNNNNNNNNNNNNNNNNNNNNNNNNNNNNNNNNNNNNNNNNNNNNNNNNNNNNNNNNNNNNNNNNNNNNNNNNNNNNNNNNNNNNNNNNNNNNNNNNNNNNNNNNNNNNNNNNNNNNNNNNNNNNNNNNNNNNNNNNNNNNNNNNNNNNNNNNNNNNNNNNNNNNNNNNNNNNNNNNNNNNNNNNNNNNNNNNNNNNNNNNNNNNNNNNNNNNNNNNNNNNNNNNNNNNNNNNNNNNNNNNNNNNNNNNNNNNNNNNNNNNNNNNNNNNNNNNNNNNNNNNNNNNNNNNNNNNNNNNNNNNNNNNNNNNNNNNNNNNNNNNNNNNNNNNNNNNNNNNNNNNNNNNNNNNNNNNNNNNNNNNNNNNNNNNNNNNNNNNNNNNNNNNNNNNNNNNNNNNNNNNNNNNNNNNNNNNNNNNNNNNNNNNNNNNNNNNNNNNNNNNNNNNNNNNNNNNNNNNNNNNNNNNNNNNNNNNNNNNNNNNNNNNNNNNNNNNNNNNNNNNNNNNNNNNNNNNNNNNNNNNNNNNNNNNNNNNNNNNNNNNNNNNNNNNNNNNNNNNNNNNNNNNNNNNNNNNNNNNNNNNNNNNNNNNNNNNNNNNNNNNNNNNNNNNNNNNNNNNNNNNNNNNNNNNNNNNNNNNNNNNNNNNNNNNNNNNNNNNNNNNNNNNNNNNNNNNNNNNNNNNNNNNNNNNNNNNNNNNNNNNNNNNNNNNNNNNNNNNNNNNNNNNNNNNNNNNNNNNNNNNNNNNNNNNNNNNNNNNNNNNNNNNNNNNNNNNNNNNNNNNNNNNNNNNNNNNNNNNNNNNNNNNNNNNNNcccccgtgaagttggagtgtatcgTAGCAAATTTAGTTATAGTTCAGAGGCGTACTAGATGTTTTACTCTTGTTTTTAAGAGCTTATAATGCTTTTTGGTATAgaagttattttttgaaaagagacttattttttgtagattttttgtttttttttgggtattagGTAAAGTGATTTACCCCCACCCTCCTCATACCCCACTGCCGAAACTatactagatatgttgttgtagTACTAAATGTTGGATTCTTGTGCTATATACTAATTAGCTTTGGATTTTAATGAATGGATTGTAGGGTATGGGGGATAATAAGTTTATCACTAGTATTTATTTGGCAATTATACACACTTTGGTTACTCATCCAACTTCATGAATCCGCCCCTGGATTGCGCTATAGCCGCTATCTTCGCCTTTCAATGGCTGCCTTTGGTAAGCATAATTGTTTCTCGGGCTATGCCATGATCGAGCCCAAAAACTCATGTATCATATGAACCTTATCGAGTTTATTAAATGTTGTGTAGGTGAAAAGCTAGGGAAGATTTTGGCCCTATTGCCAACAATGTACCTATCAGGTGGTACTTGTGTTACACTTATTATTATTGGAGGTAGCACTATGAAGATTTTCTTCCAAACTGTTGGTGCTTATAATACCCCTGTAAGTACAATAGAGTGGTATCTTGTGTTCACTGTCTCAGCAATAGTTCTTGCTCAGCTTCCTAATTTAAATTCCATAGCTGGAATATCTCTCATCGGTTCGCTCTCCGCTGTGACCTATTGTACTATAACATGGGTAATTTCTATTGTAAAAGGAAGGCCACAAGATGTTTCATTTGAAACTGTTGAAAATAAATCTGATGTTGCAAGAATTTGTAGCATTTTGAATGCTCTTGGAATGATAGCTTTTGCATTCAGGGGCcataatcttgttcttgagattCAGGTTTGTTATTTTACTAACCAATTTTACAATTGTAAGTTAAAAAGTGCtgttttttaaaatattggtTGATTGTGTTACAGGGTACAATGCCTTCTAGCTTAAAGAGTCCATCTCATGTGCCAATGTGGAAAGGAGTCAAGTTCTCATATTCTATCATTGCTTTGTGTTTGTTTCCATTGGCAATTGGAGGATACTGGGCTTATGGAAACTTGGTAAGAACTTTCACAATTTGGATTGTTTACATCACATAGCCACTTCCTGGCCTTGTATTTAATATTTGGCCACTTTTACAAACTTAAACCCAAGCtcttaatattagtttttcatgtGCGATCACATGGACTATATCTATTTACACGAATACCTCAAAGATTTCGACTCTTTAATACATAGAGTTCAATAAGAATGTCTTGCAATTTATGGTACGAAAAAGAGATCCCCTTAGTCGGAGACAAGAAGATTCATATGCGAAAACCTAAAAAGAAGACTAGCCTTCGATCACTATCAACTACAGACTGgatgaagttgatgaaaattGTCTAAACTAAAAAATGTTTTATGAACATCAGACCATGTAACCACTTTTGGACATAATAACATTGGTCTAATTTAGTTACATAAATTGAACACTAACAACTTTTATTGTCTTGGCAGATGCCAAATGAAGGGATATTGAGTGCATTGGACAACTACCATGGAGAAGACACTTCAAGAGCAATTCTAGGGCTAACAAGTTTACTAGTAGTAATCCATTGCCTTACCTCATTCCAAATCTATGCAATGCCAGTTTTCGATAACTTAGAGTTTCGATACACCAGCAACAAGAAACAACCATGTCCATGGTGGCTTAGAACAGGATTGAGATTATTCTTTGGATGCCTAGCACTTTTCATAGCAGTAGCACTACCTTTTTTGCCAAGTTTGGCTGGGCTCATTGGTGGCATTGCTCTGCCTGTTACCTTGGCACATCCTTGTTTAATGTGGATAATGATCAAGAAACCTAAGAGATATAGTTCAAGTTGGTTTGTTAATTGGTCACTTGGAGTTTTGGGCTTGGTTCTAAGTGTTGTTTTGGTATTTGGTGCAATTTGGACTATAGCAATTCAAGGTTTGGATGTCCATTTCTTCAAGCCCCAGTGAATAGCTCtattgctcgaactcttcaaaaatgtcaacaggtgcgtgtcggattcgctaaaactagtatatttttggagaatccgacacgggtgcgacATCAAAAATGAAGAGTCCACGCAACTTAGTTGAATAGACCTAAAAGGCTCGACAAATTGATGAAATCTAACTAGTAACTTTATTggtgaaaatgggaagaaaaagAACTTACAACAGCCAGCCAACCAACAGGACGTGCAAGTTGCAACCTCTTCATGTAATCTGTAAATATAAAAGCATACAAGCACTTGTATCTTGTTGTTGACTTCAATGTACTACTTGTGTAAAAATGATATTATTGCTTGTCAAGAAAACATGTTCAGACTGATCAATATTCAACATCCTTCAAGATTTAAGAGCTTTTGGTTCTTCTGATATCCACCAAATGTGACATTATGTGAAAAAAGATGCAATCAATCCAAACATTATATTTGTTAAAACAATATAGTATGATACAATACAATGTTGGAGCGAATAACTACTCACTCCGTTCCTAAATAGTTGTCATCATTTTGCGTTGCACTCTCTTTCAGAAAAACATTAACTGCATGCTAAATTGACTATGTTATTCTTATTTATTGCTCTTCTCTATTTAGTACTTGTCTTTTTTCCCATATTTATCGCGTTGCATCTCGGTAGAGCTAAACCGATACAATTTGGTGACTGAATAGAGATAAATATAGTATGAAGGTACAAGACAATTACACTGTAAGACTTAAAGCTAAAGTGACATGAAGCTTTATCAACAAGCCCAAACACCTATGATGTACGTATCCAAAATAGCATCTCTAATGTCACACAATCTCAAATTTTGCACCATTTGATCAGCTTACCTCTACTTCAATTACTTGTGTCAAAAAGGAattcagaaaagaaaaagggGAGCAAAACGAATCTCCATTCGCACACTTCTACATTGATAATGGAAGAAGCATTCTTCGCTTCTTCATCCTGGCTTCTGTAACTTGCTTTGCAAGTGTCACGCATACATGCAATAGCAAGCTGCCAGTTACTAAGATAAATGCAAGCTTTAGATGACTGAAGTACAGCGAAACTACAGAGAAAACCAGGAGTGCCAAAATAATCAGTTCACATATTACAAAGATGACAACATCCGCCCTGCATCAATGCAAGAGAAAAGAACACTTAGAACAGCAGATAGTCAGAAgtaaatattgataatagaaCCCACTGACGAAATACCGGGTTGCAATGTTATTAAGCACTAAACTGTTACGACTGCTAATGCTGCTAAGTGCTTCCACAAAAGTAACATCTGGAAGTAGCTATCCAAGAAAATCTAAGCAGTTCTGGAACCAAGCCTAAAGATGCAAGTCATTCATTCTTCGTTAAGTCTACTGTCAATaaaatgcaacaacaacatacacagtgtattcccacattgtggggtctgggaagggtagagtgtacgcagaccataccactacctcaagtgaAGTAGAGAgtttgtttccgatagacccccggcttaagaccgatagcagtataacaaacacaaaacatcaaatgcatataaactagtacagtatGCAAAACAAACTAACACCACTAGCCATAAGATAATACTCCAGCCACAAGgtaatactaaaaactatctatccgaaaCCATGGACATcactcaacaccacgaacaagaaacaaaagacaCAAATAACGAACGCTCCCCTACTGTTACCGAcacactcccaccccctaaccctctaccctaatccgcgtcttccacaccttcctatcaagggtcacgTCCTCCGTaggctgtaactgctccatatcgtgcctaatcacctccctccaatatttcttcggcctacctctaccccgcctaaaaccatccacaGCCAGTGTCTCATACCTCTGCCCTGCCAACAAAAtgcaaaattttaaaagagatctGAGCTGATCATTTCTCCATTCTACCATTTGCAGCCTCCAAATGGGCTAATGGTTCCTAGTTTTCCAAGAAATCATCAAACACTAATCCCAAGATTACGTTTTTAGTCTTACAAAAAGGTTTCAAAAGTTTCAGGCTACAGCTTTGGAAAAACACTAAGAAGAACACACATTTATCAACTTCATCAAAAGAAGTGCATGGGAATGCATTCTCACAACTGAGAACATCAAACAATGACAAGAATCCATGTACAACATCGCGTCATCAGTAAGAAATCAGGGAAAACAGTCAAGCACAATCAAATATGGCTGAACAACAAGGTACTCAACTAAAAGGGCAGCCCGctgcactaaagctcctgctatgcaaagggcttgaacccgtgacctccggGTCACATGGAAGCAACTTTGCCGGTTAATCCAAGGCTCCCCTTAAACAAGGTACTCAACTAGCTTTAGGAAATTCTAACTAACCTTTTTAGGCCGGTTACTTCTTGTGCCTTGATTTATGACATTTAACTTGCTCGCATACAAAAAGATCGAACTAGCAAGATTCAATGCTTAGAATTCAACGGGTGTCCAATGTAGCTCTAGAGATCATCATCAAAGCTTTGCATAAAATGGACACTTAAAAAGGAAAAACACATAAACATAGTAAATAATTCTATTCTCTATATTATTGTAGCAAAAAGATCACATCTAGCACCTACTAGGTGCAGAGAATTAAGATATCCTATGTTTCTTTTCAAACTAACCTAATAAGTCCTATGTAAAAATCATGGAGTATCATATAGTAATATTTATACAGGGAAATTTGAAACTATATAACTAATTTTGCTGAAACTTTGTCAACACAAGCATTTCTAAATCAATCGCCAAGTGAAACTTTGACAAACACAAATTTTTCTAATTTGTTTttcacctcaactaattccacgagATAAGTGACTTAAATTCAGGATCCGCCTCTGATTAATTGCAAAATTAACAAGTGCAAAATGgcaaattttgaataaaataaaatgaacctTGTAGCTGTAGAAGTGAGATTAGATGTGGAGGAGAAGAAAGATAGGGAAGCCCAATCATGCTTTGATCGAATTTGATACTCTCTTAGCTGCTCCGCCAAATTCGATCGAGTTATCATTCTTCCGATCCGCCGGAGATTTCTCAATCGCTGTTCCTTCCGGCGACGGGATGACGGCCGCCGACGGAAGGAATTTGAGCAAGACGGAATCCGACTCCACTAAATTTTATTCGGATATTGTAAATTTCCTATTTTCGTccctaaattatttttcacatattATTCCTCCCTCATTGCTAAACACTTAATATAGTGTAGActattaaatagaaaaaatactaataaataagaataatttagtcaacttaatatataattaatgttgttcttaataaaaatataaattatttaagaatgatgggagtattattttttttattggaaaTATATGtgctatttaattttttcaaaacaaaaaatacttccacaaaaataacaacacCACACTGAAAAAGTTTGTTATNNNNNNNNNNNNNNNNNNNNNNNNNNNNNNNNNNNNNNNNNNNNNNNNNNNNNNNNNNNNNNNNNNNNNNNNNNNNNNNNNNNNNNNNNNNNNNNNNNNNNNNNNNNNNNNNNNNNNNNNNNNNNNNNNNNNNNNNNNNNNNNNNNNNNNNNNNNNNNNNNNNNNNNNNNNNNNNNNNNNNNNNNNNNNNNNNNNNNNNNNNNNNNNNNNNNNNNNNNNNNNNNNNNNNNNNNNNNNNNNNNNNNNNNNNNNNNNNNNNNNNNNNNNNNNNNNNNNNNNNNNNNNNNNNNNNNNNNNNNNNNNNNNNNNNNNNNNNNNNNNNNNNNNNNNNNNNNNNNNNNNNNNNNNNNNNNNNNNNNNNNNNNNNNNNNNNNNNNNNNNNNNNNNNNNNNNNNNNNNNNNNNNNNNNNNNNNNNNNNNNNNNNNNNNNNNNNNNNNNNNNNNNNNNNNNNNNNNNNNNNNNNNNNNNNNNNNNNNNNNNNNNNNNNNNNNNNNNNNNNNNNNNNNNNNNNNNNNNNNNNNNNNNNNNNNNNNNNNNNNNNNNNNNNNNNNNNNNNNNNNNNNNNNNNNNNNNNNNNNNNNNNNNNNNNNNNNNNNNNNNNNNNNNNNNNNNNNNNNNNNNNNNNNNNNNNNNNNNNNNNNNNNNNNNNNNNNNNNNNNNNNNNNNNNNNNNNNNNNNNNNNNNNNNNNNNNNNNNNNNNNNNNNNNNNNNNNNNNNNNNNNNNNNNNNNNNNNNNNNNNNNNNNNNNNNNNNNNNNNNNNNNNNNNNNNNNNNNNNNNNNNNNNNNNNNNNNNNNNNNNNNNNNNNNNNNNNNNNNNNNNNNNNNNNNNNNNNNNNNNNNNNNNNNNNNNNNNNNNNNNNNNNNNNNNNNNNNNNNNNNNNNNNNNNNNNNNNNNNNNNNNNNNNNNNNNNNNNNNNNNNNNNNNNNNNNNNNNNNNNNNNNNNNNNNNNNNNNNNNNNNNNNNNNNNNN
Proteins encoded in this window:
- the LOC124897824 gene encoding uncharacterized protein LOC124897824 — translated: MITRSNLAEQLREYQIRSKHDWASLSFFSSTSNLTSTATRADVVIFVICELIILALLVFSVVSLYFSHLKLAFILVTGSLLLHVCVTLAKQVTEARMKKRRMLLPLSM
- the LOC107866809 gene encoding lysine histidine transporter-like 8 (The sequence of the model RefSeq protein was modified relative to this genomic sequence to represent the inferred CDS: added 344 bases not found in genome assembly), which produces MGSELVKDMKNISTTNSLTPSPHNVLDSNDNIPKTPKSPFSSKILMSPLASPMKKALTYMEEIGHLTKLNDPQDDWLPITESRSGNAYYAAFHTLSSGIGVQVLLLPLAFVTLGWVWGIISLSLVFIWQLYTLWLLIQLHESAPGLRYSRYLRLSMAAFGEKLGKILALLPTMYLSGGTCVTLIIIGGSTMKIFFQTVGAYNTPVSTIEWYLVFTVSAIVLAQLPNLNSIAGISLIGSLSAVTYCTITWVISIVKGRPQDVSFETVENKSDVARICSILNALGMIAFAFRGHNLVLEIQGTMPSSLKSPSHVPMWKGVKFSYSIIALCLFPLAIGGYWAYGNLMPNEGILSALDNYHGEDTSRAILGLTSLLVVIHCLTSFQIYAMPVFDNLEFRYTSNKKQPCPWWLRTGLRLFFGCLALFIAVALPFLPSLAGLIGGIALPVTLAHPCLMWIMIKKPKRYSSSWFVNWSLGVLGLVLSVVLVFGAIWTIAIQGLDVHFFKPQ